A genome region from Macadamia integrifolia cultivar HAES 741 unplaced genomic scaffold, SCU_Mint_v3 scaffold535, whole genome shotgun sequence includes the following:
- the LOC122069107 gene encoding uncharacterized protein LOC122069107, which yields MVAQHGLDGHTEQAIYYLSKKFTDCETRYTTLEKTCAALVWATRRLRHYMLTYSVFLVSKMDPIKYLFEKPTLTGRLARWLLLLAEFDIVYVTQKSIKGSVIAEHLSAHPVVDMRPLNDIFPDEDVVSVEVENEVGIWQMFFDGAANHKGCGAGVLLITPEGLNIPMAYRLDFECTNNMAEYEACLMGLKVAISIGVKRLERDNNRFADALATFASMVNFGLGEQIQPFIIDRRDHPSHQGFVNALKVDGRPWFSHIVDFIREGKYPADATQGDKRFLRRYATQFILHEDILYKRSFDGVQLVCMDEDQA from the exons ATGGTGGCTCAGCATGGTCTAGATGGGCATACAGAGCaagcaatttattaccttagtaagaagttcacaGACTGTGAGACAAGGTACACAACCCTAGAGAAGACTTGTGCAGCTTTGGTTTGGGCAACAAGGAGGTTGAGACATTACATGTTGACCTATTCAGTCTTTTTGGTATCCAaaatggatcccatcaagtatCTTTTTGAGAAACCCACGTTGACAGGAAGATTAGCACGTTGGTTATTGCTCTTAGCGGAGTTCGACATTGTGTATGTCACCCAGAAgtccatcaagggtagtgtcatCGCTGAACATCTATCCGCACATCCAGTTGTTGATATGAGGCCTTTGAATGACATATTTCCAGATGAAGATGTAGTTTCTGTCGAGGTTGAAAATGAAGTTGGCATTTGGcaaatgttctttgatggagctgCCAATCATAAAGGTTGCGGAGCCGGAGTTCTACTTATAACTCCTGAAGGGTTGAACATACCCATGGCATATAGGTTGGACTTTGAGTGCACCAACAACATGGCCGAGTATGAAGCTTGCCTCATGGGATTGAAAGTAGCCATCTCTATTGGGGTCAAAAGATTGGAA AGGGAcaataacaggtttgctgatgcttTGGCTACTTTTGCATCGATGGTCAATTTTGGTCTGGGTGAGCAAATACAACCATTTATTATAGATCGGAGAGATCATCCTTCACATCAAGGCTTCGTCAACGCCCTGAAAGTAGATGGTAGGCCTTGGTTTTcccatattgtggattttatcagagaGGGGAAGTACCCTGCAGATGCTACCCAAGGAGATAAAAGGTTCCTGAGGCGttatgccacccaattcataTTACATGAAGATATTTTATACAAGCGATCTTTTGATGGTGTACAACTGGTGTGCatggatgaagatcaagcatAG